A single region of the Microbulbifer sp. MKSA007 genome encodes:
- a CDS encoding nuclear transport factor 2 family protein, which yields MMSALIEELEEYYKDFLMQETGSLGSLYSDDVIFCDPLHRIEGLPALKSYFAGMSRGLTQCRFQFDDLPVVGEGSACLSWTMHYRHQSLKGGRPLQLRGCSLLRYTDKIHYHEDFYDMGAMVYEQVPVLGSCIGFIKSRMERN from the coding sequence ATGATGAGCGCGTTGATTGAGGAGCTAGAGGAGTACTACAAAGACTTCCTGATGCAGGAAACTGGCAGCCTTGGATCACTATATAGCGACGATGTCATTTTTTGTGACCCGTTGCATCGGATAGAGGGATTGCCTGCTTTAAAGAGTTACTTTGCGGGAATGAGCAGGGGGCTTACCCAGTGCCGCTTCCAATTTGATGATCTGCCGGTGGTGGGCGAGGGCAGCGCCTGCCTTTCGTGGACCATGCACTACCGACACCAATCACTCAAAGGTGGACGCCCATTACAACTTCGTGGCTGTAGCCTGTTGCGTTACACCGATAAGATTCACTACCACGAGGACTTTTACGATATGGGTGCCATGGTCTATGAGCAGGTGCCGGTATTGGGCTCCTGCATTGGTTTTATCAAGTCGCGAATGGAGCGCAACTAA